CGCTTGTTCAGGATTATATTCAACAGTAACATTTTCATCGTTTTTAAATTCTGCATTATTTGACCAGTTGTACGATCCAGTTATAACTACTTGATTGTCTATTACGCAGAATTTATGATGCATAGTTCCACCTCTCGTTCCTTTCAGGAAGTAATGATTATGAAACTTTGTAATGTCAACACCATATT
This genomic stretch from Bacteroidales bacterium harbors:
- a CDS encoding phosphatidylserine synthase yields the protein YGVDITKFHNHYFLKGTRGGTMHHKFCVIDNQVVITGSYNWSNNAEFKNDENVTVEYNPEQATSYSLEYKRLTK